GTATTTTAATTCACTCGAATCAATATGATGCGCCATTTGGTGATGATTGATAATACCAGGTGTGTCAAATAATGCAGCACCGTCATCTAACGGAATACCAATCATATCAAGTGTTGTCCCTGGGAAGTGAGATGTCGTAATTACTTCCCCTTCACCAGTTGCTTGTTTAATAATGCGGTTAATGAACGTTGATTTTCCTACATTTGTACAGCCAACTACATACACATCTTGTCCATTACGGTATTCTTCAATTGCCTCAACCACTTCTTGCATGCCCATACCTTTATGTGCAGAAACAAGTTTTACATCTATCGGCTTTAAACCTAATGCCTTTGCTTCGCGTTTTAACCAGTTGATTACCTTTTTTTCTTTTACAGATTTCGGTAAAAGATCGGCTTTGTTTGCAACTAATAATACTGGATTTTTTCCAACAAAACGGTGTAAACCAGGTAACCAGCTGCCGTTAAAGTCAAAAATATCTACAATTTTTACGATTAGACCTTGCTGTTGTCCAAGACCATTTAAAATACGTAAAAAATCGTCATCCGTTAAGCTAACTGGTTGAATTTCATTGTAATTTTTTAAACGGAAACAACGTTGGCAAATAATTGTTTCCTTTTCTAATGAAGATGCTGGCGCATAACCTAAACCATTCTTATCTTCTGTTTGAATCACTGTTCCACAGCCAATACATTGTGGCATTTCGTTCATTAAATATTTCCTCCTAAAATAAATGGCACCTTTGGATTAGTCCTCCCAAGGATATTGCCCTTTTCGTTTTAAATCATTGTACACACGACGCTCTACAAAGCGGTTAAACTTAGTTACAAGCCCGTCTGAGTCTGCAACAGGACGCACTAAAAACGTATAAATTTTTTGACGTTTTGCCCCCATGACATCCGTTAATAGTTGGTCGCCTAACATAGCAACCTCATTACGATTTAGGCGCAGTTTTACCATTGCATCATAGTAGGCCTTACCTAAAGGCTTTTTTGCACGATAAATAAACGGAATTCCATGTGGCTCTGCAAACGTTCTTACACGTTGTTCGTTGTTGTTTGATGCAATAATAACTTTTATGCCCGCTTCACGCATCATGTCAAACCACTCAACAAGTTCTTCCGTTGCATCAGCACGATCCCATTCTACTAACGTATTATCTAAATCCGTAATAATGCCTTTAATGCCTAGGTTGGCCAATTTTTCTGGCGTTACTTCGAAAATACTCGTGACAAATTCATTTGGTAATAAAAAACTATACAAATTCGTTACCCCTAACTCAAATTGATTTTTCTATTATAACATAGTAGCAAAGGCTTCTCCCATTTTTATCTTCGCTCCTTGGGTTACGTTCTCACAAAACGTCACTGCCTCTCGTTCAAATAACATCACCACAGTTGAACCAAATGTAAAATAGCCAACCTCTTCACCTTTCTTCCAATTGCTCGTTGTATTCGTTAATTCAATCGAATTGACGAAAGTTGCACCTACTTTAATGAACGCTGCTTGGTGTTGGTCATCATATTTGATTTCGCTAATCATACGATAGTTATGGCTAATTGGTTTCTTTCCATATTCAAGACCCATTTGATTTACTGGATATGATTTTTGTCCGAGCACATATTGGCGAGTAATCTGTCCGTTAATCGGGCTATGTATACGGTGATAATCTGCTGGGCTTAAATAAAAGACAATATATGTGCCATCTTCGTATCGCTTTGCTTGTTTAGTGGAGCCAAGTAAAGCTGCTAATGAATACGGCTTATTTTTTACCGTAAACATCATGCCATCCGTAATTTTGCCGAAAACTTCAATTTTCGCATCTACTGGACTAGTAAAAATCGTCGGGCGATTATCTACAGGTCTTACATCCGCTTTTAACTCACGCACAAAAAAATCATGTAAACTTGTAAATTGTTGCTGTGATTTTGAAACCTCTGATAGGTTAATTCCGTATATATTACTATAGCTTTTAATAAAGGATTTACTTATTCGTGATTGGGCAACTGTTTGAAGCATTTTTGATGAAAATTTCCCATTCGAAAGTTCGATTAAATTTTGATACAATTTTTCTTTCACTTGCACTGGCCTCCAATGTTTATGTTTTCATATTTTCTAATTAAATTGATTTCGTAATTAATTTATTAACGTGAACCTCCACCTACCACGTAGATTGATGAATGCATTTACTAAACGAGTTTTTTGGACGGTAATTTTACCGCTTATAAATACGGGATAAAGATAAATTATATAATGGAAATGCACACAAATAAAGGTCCTATTATGAATAAACTACTACCTTTTTTTCAATTAACAAGTATAATAAAGAATAGCTAAAGAGCAAAGGAGTGTTTCCGATGTTTCTATTTCAAAAGGTGGATTCCACATTGAAAAAGATAAAAGCAAATGCTGCAAATATTATAACAATTACCAATATGTCATTTGGTGGAGCTGCAATTATGGCGACGTTAAATGATTCATATAGCTATAGTGTTTTACTAATTTTTATCGCAGCATTTTTAGACCGTTACGACGGCAAAGTCGCACGGAAATTTAATCAAGAGTCTGATTTAGGGAAACAACTCGATTCAATGGCTGATATAATTTCGTTCGGTGTTGCACCCGCCCTGTTAATGTATGAAATGGCATTAATCGATGCTGGTGTTACGGGAATGATGATGCCCGTATTATTTATCGCGGCTGGCGCAATTCGTTTAGCACGCTTTAATGTAATGGATTCAACAGGTTATTTTGTTGGTTTACCAATTACAGCAGCTGGTACGTTACTAACATTTTCTTATTTCTTTACCGATGTTCTATCAACGCAATTTTACATGATTTTGTTCCCTGTACTTGCTGTATTGATGGTTAGTACATTTACATTGAAAAAAGTGTAGGCACTTTAAGTCCTACACTTTTTTCATGCTCTGACGAAATTCATCATATACTGTCGAAAACGTGAAAGGAGATTTCTTTGAGCGGTGTTTTGACAGTACTGCTTCAACTTTGGCTTGAGTTCCCTGCACTTGTCGGCTATTTAAAAGGGCAAACATTTTCGAAGCCACTCAGTCGTGAACGAGAACAGCAAGTAATTTCCCGCTTTATGGAAGGTGACGAACAAGCGCGTATCGAATTAATCGAGCACAATATGCGACTTGTAGCGCACATCGTCAAAAAATTTCATCCCCCACATGAATTGCTCGATGATTATATTTCAATTGGCACAATCGGTTTAATGAAAGCCGTCAGTAGTTTTACCCCTGAAAAGAAAACTCGCCTAGCTACGTATGCCGCGCGCTGTATAGAAAATGAAATTCTCATGTATTTACGCACGCAAAAAAAGGTCCAAAAGGATGTATCATTATTTGAACCTATTGGTATAGATAAGGATGGGCAATCCCTACAAATTCGTGATTTACTTCAGCTTGATGAACCTTCCGCCATTGAAGAAATTGAAAAAAAGGAAGATTTCGCGAAGCTTTATCACTATTTAAACACACTCGAACCTCGTGAACTTGAAATCATATCCTACCGCTATGGATTGCAAAACTATGACCCCCACACTCAAAAAGAAATTGCAAAACGCCTCAATATTTCGCGCAGTTACGTATCCCGAATTGAAAAACGGGCATTAATCAAACTGTATCAGCAGTTTAAACACAATGAAAATCACCAATAAAAGAATTGTCTAGAAATTTCCTTGTGCCGAGGATGGAGGGCACACAATGCTAATCGCGAATGCGTTGTCACAGAAAGTGTCGTGTTTAGCATTCTATCTTTCTTATCTTGACTACTGCAAAAGCACCACCCTAAGCAGTTCCATAATACAGGAAGAGGACATTGTGCAAAAAGTGTTACTTTTTGCACAATGTCCTCCCCTTTAAGTGTTGCTTTCATTCGTTTCAAAAATCATCACGAATCCAATAATAGTTGTAATCGCAACGGCACCATAAAGTAAAAAAATCATCGCGTTCCCCCTTTAAACGAAGTATTAATCAAGTTATACCCGTTTAAGAATTATTGAAAACGCTTCGTTAATTATAATTTTGTAATCGCTTTTAATACTACTTCTGTTGAATGCTTCGCTGCTACTGGTAAAAACTCATCAAAGCTAAGATTCGATTCTTGGCCTGCAATATCAGATAACGCACGGATTACTACAAAAGGTGTACCGAATTGGTAGCAAACTTGCGCTACGGCAGCTGCTTCCATTTCAACTGCCTTCATTGTTGGGAAGTCTTTACGCACAGCTTCAACGCGTACAGGATTGCTCATAAATACATCGCCTGAACAAATTAATCCCACCGCTGCGTTGTGCTCACCTACTTCAGCCACTGCTTGTTGTGCCACTCCCATTAACTTTTCATCAGAGTTATATGCTGCTGGCATGCCCGCCATTTGCCCAATTTCATAGCCAAATACTGTTACGTCACAATCATGATGACGTACTTCATCAGAAATGACAATATCCCCTACTTTTAATGCGCTATCAAAGCCACCAGCTGAACCTGTATTAATCACAACATCTGGCTGATATTTTTCTAATAAAATTGTTGTCGACATAGCTGCGTTTACTTTTCCAATACCACTTTTTAAAAGCACAACTTCTTTGCCTTCGTATGTACCCGTTGTATATTCGCTGTTTGCGATTGTTTCAGATTGTGGGTTTTGCAATGCTGCTCGTAATAATTCTACTTCTTGTTCCATTGCACCAATTACTGCAATTTTCATATCTATTCCTCCAATGTTAAAGCACTCTTCTTAAAGTACTCAATCCTACTACACTTCGTCAAGCAAAATTTGTGACAACTGCAAGGACACTAGACCAACATGATGTTGATCACTCACGCGTTGCCACACGGTGTAGCGCTCTTTACTTGAGTTCCCTTTTTCAGCCCTAGTTAGGAGCTTTTAATGTAGCAAATTAATAGGCACCAACAACTGTATTTAACATTTCTAAGCGCGTTGGTTTCCAGCCTTCACCATCAATCCATTCTATACTAACACGATACATTTCCGATTTATCCATTGACGTGACAACCGCAATTGCAGTATTTGCACTACCATTATTTTTTACTCTTAACACAATACTATTGTCTTGTTGTAAATCAAGCACACTAAAAACTGCCTTTAGCTTCTCTTCATAATCGATATGACCCGATACAAATGTCGATACATGCTTACCCGTTTGCTCAGTCGGATATGCTGCCCACGCACTATTCACTTGAACTTCATCGACAATTGGATCTGCAGAAGGTAGTATGGTGTTTTCAACTACATCTGTCGTTTCTTCCGTCACATTTTCATCATCTTCATCGTTTTCATCGTTTTCATCGGTAGTTCCAGCATTCGTTTGATCTCCACTCGTTTGATCTTCATTCGATTGTTGCTCTTCTGAAACAGCTTGCTCATTTGTTTCTTTCGGTTCTGCCTGGTCTTTTGGTACTGAAT
This portion of the Solibacillus daqui genome encodes:
- the mtnN gene encoding 5'-methylthioadenosine/S-adenosylhomocysteine nucleosidase translates to MKIAVIGAMEQEVELLRAALQNPQSETIANSEYTTGTYEGKEVVLLKSGIGKVNAAMSTTILLEKYQPDVVINTGSAGGFDSALKVGDIVISDEVRHHDCDVTVFGYEIGQMAGMPAAYNSDEKLMGVAQQAVAEVGEHNAAVGLICSGDVFMSNPVRVEAVRKDFPTMKAVEMEAAAVAQVCYQFGTPFVVIRALSDIAGQESNLSFDEFLPVAAKHSTEVVLKAITKL
- the yqeH gene encoding ribosome biogenesis GTPase YqeH; its protein translation is MNEMPQCIGCGTVIQTEDKNGLGYAPASSLEKETIICQRCFRLKNYNEIQPVSLTDDDFLRILNGLGQQQGLIVKIVDIFDFNGSWLPGLHRFVGKNPVLLVANKADLLPKSVKEKKVINWLKREAKALGLKPIDVKLVSAHKGMGMQEVVEAIEEYRNGQDVYVVGCTNVGKSTFINRIIKQATGEGEVITTSHFPGTTLDMIGIPLDDGAALFDTPGIINHHQMAHHIDSSELKYIMPKKEIKPKVYQQNEGQTLFIGALARFDFIKGERAAFTVHVANDLPIHRTKLERADLLYAEHKGELLAPPTAAHIDQLPELVRHEFSIKEAKTDVVFSGLGWITVQHANVVVAAYAPKGVEVFVRPSLI
- a CDS encoding YqeG family HAD IIIA-type phosphatase, translated to MYSFLLPNEFVTSIFEVTPEKLANLGIKGIITDLDNTLVEWDRADATEELVEWFDMMREAGIKVIIASNNNEQRVRTFAEPHGIPFIYRAKKPLGKAYYDAMVKLRLNRNEVAMLGDQLLTDVMGAKRQKIYTFLVRPVADSDGLVTKFNRFVERRVYNDLKRKGQYPWED
- a CDS encoding phosphatidylserine decarboxylase; protein product: MKEKLYQNLIELSNGKFSSKMLQTVAQSRISKSFIKSYSNIYGINLSEVSKSQQQFTSLHDFFVRELKADVRPVDNRPTIFTSPVDAKIEVFGKITDGMMFTVKNKPYSLAALLGSTKQAKRYEDGTYIVFYLSPADYHRIHSPINGQITRQYVLGQKSYPVNQMGLEYGKKPISHNYRMISEIKYDDQHQAAFIKVGATFVNSIELTNTTSNWKKGEEVGYFTFGSTVVMLFEREAVTFCENVTQGAKIKMGEAFATML
- a CDS encoding YrrS family protein; translated protein: MERKRRFQTRQQYAEEKAKSSKFDRVNKNLNILIAIVAIAIVVTLAIILSNDSVPKDQAEPKETNEQAVSEEQQSNEDQTSGDQTNAGTTDENDENDEDDENVTEETTDVVENTILPSADPIVDEVQVNSAWAAYPTEQTGKHVSTFVSGHIDYEEKLKAVFSVLDLQQDNSIVLRVKNNGSANTAIAVVTSMDKSEMYRVSIEWIDGEGWKPTRLEMLNTVVGAY
- the pssA gene encoding CDP-diacylglycerol--serine O-phosphatidyltransferase; this translates as MFLFQKVDSTLKKIKANAANIITITNMSFGGAAIMATLNDSYSYSVLLIFIAAFLDRYDGKVARKFNQESDLGKQLDSMADIISFGVAPALLMYEMALIDAGVTGMMMPVLFIAAGAIRLARFNVMDSTGYFVGLPITAAGTLLTFSYFFTDVLSTQFYMILFPVLAVLMVSTFTLKKV
- the sigK gene encoding RNA polymerase sporulation sigma factor SigK, with the protein product MSGVLTVLLQLWLEFPALVGYLKGQTFSKPLSREREQQVISRFMEGDEQARIELIEHNMRLVAHIVKKFHPPHELLDDYISIGTIGLMKAVSSFTPEKKTRLATYAARCIENEILMYLRTQKKVQKDVSLFEPIGIDKDGQSLQIRDLLQLDEPSAIEEIEKKEDFAKLYHYLNTLEPRELEIISYRYGLQNYDPHTQKEIAKRLNISRSYVSRIEKRALIKLYQQFKHNENHQ